A genomic stretch from Anaerolineae bacterium includes:
- the srlD gene encoding sorbitol-6-phosphate dehydrogenase → MSDQLNRFRHVRHPLPEAMWTWPLTGVGLDHLGHERKAVTAPMPDIGPDELLLRVDAVGLCFSDTKVIAQGPDHPRLYGRDLKSNPVILGHEAAMTVMRVGSRLTGRFHLGERYIIQADIIYRGQGLAFGYALPGAMRQYAVVGPEVINGDEGCYLLPLNPETGYAEAALSEPWACVEHSYSLQYRAALQDGGTLLIAGGKPGVAYSFESLAAGGRPKRIVLAGVPQSVRSSVVAAFGSEAVSEEETPLEPGTVGALLEAHGGGFTDVVLLDPGPDAVAASMKALARGAALALVCTEPRSIMADVDVGRVHYENWEILGTTSLDVAQAYAGGVRTELKAGGKALFIGAGGPMGRMHVQRAIQSASGPSLVVASDTSDERLESLRTTFGPDAERRKVSLVCVNPASLGPEQYDAFLRRQAPDGYDDIVLLAPVAKLITTSVPHLAHGGTLNIFAGLARGSMAEVDACLFATKGIHFTGSSGSFIADLQAVLAKAERGDLAPEHSVAAIGGIHAGWDGMEAVINARFPGKIVLYPQIEDLPLTSLADLHQVLPDVAAKLDGQGRWTNEAEEELLRRRLSLPAGITAEWRQLVGQSAVVTGAAQGLGEAIARRLAREGANVVLGDLNLPRAQEVAQAIERQYGTRALAIRMDVTDEDSVRDALRLAVAEFGRLDIMVSNAGILQAFDIAEFPADVWRRVIEVNLTGYFICAREAARIMKEQGSGVILQINSKSGKKGSFRNSAYASSKFGGIGLTQSIALDLAPYNIRVNSICPGNLLDSPLWVDSLYEQYARKWGITPAEVRERYRAQVPLGRGCTYEDVTNVLVFLASPQASYMTGQAINVTGGQEMR, encoded by the coding sequence ATGAGCGACCAACTGAACCGTTTCCGGCACGTGCGTCATCCCCTTCCCGAGGCCATGTGGACCTGGCCCCTCACGGGCGTGGGGCTAGATCACCTGGGCCATGAGCGCAAGGCCGTGACCGCGCCCATGCCCGACATAGGGCCCGACGAGCTGCTCCTGCGGGTGGACGCCGTGGGTCTCTGCTTCTCCGACACGAAGGTCATTGCCCAGGGACCAGATCACCCCAGGCTATACGGCCGGGACCTGAAATCGAACCCCGTCATTCTCGGTCACGAAGCGGCCATGACAGTGATGAGGGTGGGAAGCCGCCTGACCGGACGCTTTCACCTGGGCGAGCGCTACATCATCCAGGCTGACATCATCTACCGGGGGCAGGGGCTGGCCTTCGGCTACGCCCTGCCCGGCGCCATGAGGCAGTACGCCGTCGTCGGGCCGGAGGTGATCAACGGCGATGAGGGCTGCTATCTCCTCCCTCTCAACCCCGAGACGGGCTACGCCGAGGCCGCCCTCAGTGAGCCCTGGGCCTGTGTAGAACACTCCTACTCGCTGCAGTACCGTGCCGCCCTTCAGGACGGTGGCACGCTCCTCATCGCTGGCGGAAAGCCGGGTGTTGCCTACTCCTTCGAGTCCCTGGCCGCTGGCGGCAGGCCGAAACGGATAGTCTTGGCCGGCGTCCCCCAGTCGGTGCGTTCCAGCGTTGTCGCCGCTTTCGGAAGTGAGGCCGTCTCCGAGGAGGAGACACCCCTGGAGCCGGGGACCGTGGGGGCCCTACTGGAGGCGCACGGTGGCGGCTTCACTGATGTAGTTCTCCTGGATCCGGGCCCCGACGCAGTGGCTGCGTCCATGAAGGCACTGGCGAGGGGAGCCGCACTGGCCCTAGTGTGCACCGAGCCCCGCTCGATCATGGCCGATGTGGATGTGGGCCGGGTGCACTATGAGAACTGGGAAATCCTGGGGACGACTAGCCTTGACGTGGCCCAGGCCTACGCTGGCGGCGTACGCACCGAGCTTAAGGCCGGCGGCAAAGCCCTCTTCATCGGTGCAGGCGGCCCCATGGGCCGGATGCACGTGCAGCGGGCCATACAGTCGGCGAGCGGTCCCTCTCTTGTGGTGGCCAGCGACACGAGCGACGAGCGGCTGGAGAGCCTGAGGACCACGTTTGGGCCCGATGCCGAGCGCAGGAAGGTGAGCCTCGTGTGCGTCAACCCAGCCTCTCTGGGCCCAGAGCAATACGATGCCTTCCTCCGACGCCAGGCGCCAGACGGATACGACGATATTGTCCTGTTGGCGCCAGTCGCCAAGCTCATCACGACCAGCGTGCCTCACCTGGCCCATGGGGGCACGCTGAACATCTTTGCTGGCCTGGCGCGCGGTTCTATGGCAGAGGTTGACGCCTGCCTGTTCGCTACCAAAGGCATCCACTTCACCGGGTCCAGTGGCTCCTTCATAGCCGATCTGCAGGCAGTACTGGCCAAGGCCGAGCGGGGTGACCTGGCGCCTGAGCACTCAGTGGCGGCCATCGGCGGCATTCACGCCGGATGGGACGGGATGGAAGCCGTGATCAACGCCCGCTTCCCGGGCAAGATCGTTCTCTACCCCCAGATAGAGGACCTGCCCCTCACTTCACTCGCCGACCTGCATCAGGTCCTGCCCGACGTGGCCGCCAAGCTCGATGGGCAGGGTCGATGGACCAACGAGGCCGAGGAGGAGCTTCTCCGCCGGAGGCTGTCGCTTCCCGCCGGAATCACGGCTGAGTGGCGGCAACTCGTGGGTCAGAGTGCCGTGGTGACGGGGGCCGCGCAGGGCCTAGGAGAGGCCATTGCCCGCAGGCTGGCCCGCGAGGGAGCCAACGTGGTCCTGGGAGACCTGAACCTGCCCCGCGCTCAGGAGGTGGCTCAGGCCATAGAGAGGCAATACGGCACGCGGGCTCTCGCCATCCGCATGGACGTCACCGACGAGGACAGCGTGCGCGACGCACTGAGGCTGGCCGTAGCCGAGTTCGGCCGCCTCGACATCATGGTCTCAAACGCCGGCATTCTCCAGGCGTTCGACATCGCCGAGTTCCCCGCCGATGTCTGGCGCCGGGTCATTGAGGTGAACCTCACCGGTTACTTCATCTGCGCCCGAGAGGCGGCGCGCATCATGAAAGAGCAGGGGTCGGGCGTCATCCTGCAGATCAACAGCAAGTCGGGCAAGAAGGGATCCTTCCGTAACTCGGCCTACGCCTCCTCCAAGTTTGGGGGCATCGGCCTCACCCAGAGCATCGCCCTCGATCTGGCACCCTACAACATTCGCGTGAACTCCATCTGCCCCGGCAACCTGCTAGACTCGCCCCTGTGGGTGGACAGCCTGTACGAGCAGTACGCCCGGAAGTGGGGCATCACTCCTGCGGAGGTCCGGGAGAGATATCGGGCGCAAGTGCCACTGGGGCGCGGGTGCACCTACGAGGACGTCACCAACGTGCTGGTCTTCCTGGCCAGTCCCCAGGCGAGCTACATGACCGGCCAGGCCATCAACGTGACCGGCGGCCAGGAGATGCGCTAA